A genomic stretch from Candidatus Babeliales bacterium includes:
- a CDS encoding KH domain-containing protein, whose protein sequence is IELRVAPEDLGKVIGKEGRTARSIRTLVHAAASKEHKRAVLEILE, encoded by the coding sequence ATTGAACTTCGTGTTGCTCCGGAAGATCTTGGAAAAGTTATTGGTAAAGAAGGCAGAACTGCCCGTTCAATCCGCACGCTGGTACACGCAGCAGCTTCTAAAGAGCATAAACGCGCTGTGCTTGAAATCCTTGAGTAA